A genomic segment from Nymphalis io chromosome 7, ilAglIoxx1.1, whole genome shotgun sequence encodes:
- the LOC126769336 gene encoding protein sprint isoform X5 — protein sequence MKPREFFERLQSQAMKEAQDRKQKRELKESNHLFRPLDAEGSLGDSLSQSRESLSSDGEGAKGDCSSVGSSGSESEEQPPCDIGLLERLIRTHPVWFLPGIQRAGAFHLLQGKEEGNFVVRQSSQPDTMAISVRLPADKGPYIEHYLIQASSGRIGLETSHNRFDNIPELIAHYSQCCDELPVQLQLPRPLREAKSRHQLSSLALLGQEFWGYPMANPKNNPNNLLSPSQLPNGSIPMAVTPSDTGSSLSSFNANTVANSREQILSPDKDQNVVLKMSPVDTSGSPPSQSQSLSTFKGRTAPSPPAKPTGTFVRAPRPTPPNTLNLISSTAHITHPHTFPTTTAPHSPTHSNNIKMTPPPPPPRWAKPPFPKISLSPKSEAFSPINKASSGNIIVTTTVTFSVNNTQIHNHQINESIQSDRLQLTLASNSLNNNSSDAVFSIMDGAKSLTESNGELQNMMHRLTPEGECISTMSASLHGSFKRQIIEQNSTEAGSPLESQSQTNTSESVDPIANTLTKSSIPFHSNQLVSPNGTNSVTSGIFSPTSQINSPVSNDTISSKSGIFSPISQTNKSEVFSPISRSSPLSNKNVFSPTSNNSITSPMTGKDREKVLTPTTNTTSTTPSGRSRRSKHSMRKESRHYQESDILESPGVYYRSSLMDKVSDYEDIWGPESNNCSTFKPLKSENDNNNVNSGIMKSKRPDLLPDTLPKLNAAKSTQSILEKENMILLNSVESLNEKRNLSDNSLKKSFNGSNEIIATTNSKGDVVAKRPDKLNIVMNMNKKLTEEIEATLKIRENHNIESMETVKIEDDFIKRDDSEKEHAGSPFYADPVDAIKEAALLPVQRRKLLRSGVNLSQRYSEPPSQNHPYYPLRDMHSIEELSPSSPNTSTSVDNLVSLRSKPKMKAVEPPRVAAKPPSGRNEHTWAVDSSWQFINKNDECSNSESGTFPSLVEQESRLSGVDDGVQHLTVHQVVAQRFPELRLNAEPAALPEEVRSPPRASCYDNVHDLRPLSEQASDDGTVFSEPWDSSQWDGLIPPTNVQQSYEADEPCEWESPIPRRGPAAVTRAKSFRDRLDPLLAAGRVRALRGGRTTRGAGAALRAYALHLAQDKSTTFAQNVDNFIACTLDSKETCPQIMMRNMRQFMSGMKNYLVKHGEREFEKEVEKERLKLKPNEFLNLDAILEGVMHRLVVRPLRSKLYTLLASWHSADVRQLHSAIERAQHATPLQLGIKESTKIPSSAVLAIISKHFLKMQEADSPLDKLENLLAAISVMFNAIRGERTLGADDLLPVLAWTVARCRLVCAELEAELMAGLLPAALLAGEGGYYLTALFSAVAVLKRLAPDTGPDSTTPWRRGSAESAREGCGVAVVRVALPDECRGSIRRVALPCRPGARARDLCRALAHAAHITNPQDYALFALHDGQETMLNENDCPQEVMSEKSGQNFILAYKRIDAKIAWPQQALLSYP from the exons agCCGAGAAAGTCTATCATCGGACGGGGAAGGAGCCAAAGGGGATTGTTCTTCGGTAGGATCTTCAGGATCAGAGTCAGAAGAGCAGCCACCATGCGACATCGGTTTGCTGGAGAGGCTAATCAGAACACACCCGGTTTGGTTTCTTCCTGGGATTCAGCGCGCTGGGGCTTTTCACCTTTTACAAGGAAAAGAAGAAGGA AACTTCGTAGTTCGCCAATCAAGTCAGCCTGACACGATGGCGATCAGCGTCCGGCTTCCCGCAGATAAAGGGCCCTATATAGAGCACTATCTGATACAAGCATCGAGCGGCCGCATTGGTCTCGAAACTTCACACAATCGCTTCGACAATATACCTGAACTGATCGCACACTATTCTCAGTGCTG CGACGAGCTCCCAGTGCAACTACAATTGCCGAGGCCGCTTAGAGAAGCAAAGAGTCGTCACCAGTTAAGTTCTCTGGCTCTGCTTGGCCAAGAGTTTTGGGGATATCCAATGGCAAACCCAAAAAACAACCCGAATAACCTACTCTCACCCAGTCAGCTGCCAAATGGATCAATACCTATGGCTGTTACACCCTCAGATACTGGATCTAGTCTTAGCAGTTTTAATGCAA ATACAGTAGCAAATTCCCGAGAGCAAATTTTAAGTCCAGATAAGGATCAGAATgtagttttaaaaatgtcaCCCGTAGACACTTCGGGCTCCCCACCGAGTCAAAGCCAGAGCCTAAGTACATTTAAAGGTAGAACTGCCCCATCTCCACCAGCGAAACCAACTGGGACATTTGTCAGAGCACCGCGGCCTACCCCACCGAATACTTTAAATCTAATATCCAGTact GCGCATATAACACATCCTCACACATTTCCTACTACGACCGCGCCACATTCCCCGACTCATTCCAATAACATCAAAATGACTCCGCCGCCGCCTCCTCCCCGGTGGGCTAAACCACCTTTTCCAAAGATATCCTTGTCCCCTAAATCAGAAGCTTTTAGTCCAATTAACAAAGCTTCGAGTGGGAATATAATTGTCACGACAACAGTAACTTTTAGTGTTAATAATACACAAATACACAATCATCAAATTAACGAGAGCATTCAAAGTGACCGGTTGCAACTAACGCTTGCATCTAATAgcctaaataataatagttctgACGCTGTGTTCAGCATAATGGACGGAGCGAAAAGCTTAACTGAATCTAACGGAGAACTGCAG AATATGATGCACCGTCTGACACCAGAAGGAGAATGTATAAGTACAATGTCAGCTAGTTTACACGGCAGCTTTAAAAGGCAGATTATTGAACAAAATAGCACCGAAGCCGGATCTCCATTAGAATCCCAGTCTCAGACAAATACCTCTGAATCGGTCGATCCCATTGCGAATACTTTAACAAAATCAAGTATTCCTTTCCATTCGAATCAATTAGTATCTCCAAATGGGACCAATTCTGTTACAAGTGGTATTTTTTCTCCGACAAGTCAAATAAATTCACCAGTGTCTAACGATACTATTTCGTCTAAAAGTGGGATATTTTCACCAATAAGTCAAACTAATAAAAGTGAAGTATTTTCTCCTATTTCCCGAAGCTCACctttatctaataaaaatgttttttctccCACTTCAAATAATTCTATTACTTCACCTATGACCGGCAAAGACAGAGAAAAAGTATTAACTCCTACTACTAATACTACAAGTACTACGCCTTCTGGTCGATCGAGGAGGAGTAAACACTCCATGCGCAAGGAGTCCAGACATTATCAG GAATCGGATATTCTTGAATCACCAGGGGTATATTATAGAAGTTCATTGATGGATAAAGTGAGCGATTATGAAGATATTTGGGGACCAGAAAGTAATAACTGTTCAACATTTAAACCACTTAAGTctgaaaatgataataataacgtAAACAGCGGTATTATGAAAAGTAAGAGACCGGATCTTCTACCAGATACACTgc CAAAACTGAATGCAGCTAAGAGCACTCAGTCAATATTAGAAAAAGAAAACATGATACTGCTCAATTCAGTAGAAAGTTTAAATGAAAAACGAAATCTCTCGGACAATTCTCTCAAGAAAAGCTTTAATGGTTCTAATGAAATTATAGCAACTACAAACAGTAAAGGTGACGTTGTAGCAAAGCGACCAGACAAGCTTAACATTGTtatgaatatgaataaaaaattgacGGAAGAGATTGAAGctactttaaaaataagagAAAATCATAATATAGAGAGTATGGAAACAGTTAAAATAGAAGACGACTTTATCAAACGTGATGACTCTGAGAAAGAGCATGCAGGCAGCCCTTTCTATGCTGATCCTGTAGATGCAATTAAAGAA GCCGCTCTCCTCCCCGTTCAACGACGAAAGTTATTAAGATCTGGTGTGAATCTCTCACAGAGATATTCGGAGCCGCCGTCTCAGAATCATCCTTATTATCCTCTTCGAGATATGCACAGTATCGAAGAGCTTTCac CATCGTCTCCAAATACTTCAACGTCAGTGGATAATCTGGTGTCGCTAAGGAGCAAGCCCAAGATGAAGGCGGTGGAGCCGCCGCGCGTTGCCGCTAAGCCACCCAGTGGTAGGAACGAACACACTTGGGCTGTCGACTCCAGTTGGCAATTCATCA ATAAGAACGACGAGTGCTCTAATAGCGAGAGCGGGACGTTCCCTTCACTCGTCGAGCAAGAGAGTCGGTTGAGTGGAGTCGACGACGGCGTGCAACACCTGACCGTGCACCAAGTAGTCGCACAGcg ATTCCCGGAGCTTCGTTTGAACGCCGAACCAGCAGCTCTACCAGAGGAGGTGCGTTCTCCACCTCGTGCATCATGCTATGATAACGTTCATGATCTTAGACCTCTATCTGAACaa gcAAGCGACGATGGTACGGTTTTCTCTGAGCCATGGGATAGTTCACAATGGGATGGACTTATACCACCTACAAACGTCCAGCAGAGCTACGAAGCC GATGAACCGTGTGAGTGGGAGTCTCCAATACCACGTCGAGGTCCGGCGGCAGTCACGCGAGCTAAGAGTTTCCGGGACAGACTAGATCCATTACTAG CAGCGGGTCGTGTGCGCGCGCTGCGCGGCGGACGCACGACGCGAGGCGCCGGCGCAGCGCTACGAGCGTACGCGCTACACCTCGCGCAGGACAAGAGTACAACGTTCGCACAGAATGTTGACAACTTCATCGCCTGCACGTTGGACTCCAAAGAAACTTGCCCtcag ATAATGATGCGCAATATGAGACAGTTTATGTCCGGAATGAAGAATTATCTTGTGAAACATGGTGAGAGGGAGTTTGAAAAGGAGGTGGAGAAAGAAAGGCTCAAG TTGAAACCAAACGAATTCCTGAACTTGGACGCGATATTAGAAGGCGTGATGCATAGACTGGTCGTGCGTCCGTTGCGCTCGAAGCTTTACACGTTACTCGCTTCATGGCATTCAGCTGATGTACGACAGTTGCATTCCGCTATTGAAAGAGCGCAACATGCTACGCCTCTGCAGTTAGGAATTAAA GAATCCACTAAGATACCATCATCAGCAGTCTTAGCAATCATCTCAAAACATTTCCTGAAGATGCAAGAAGCTGATTCACCGTTGGACAAACTTGAAAATCTTCTAGCGGCTATATCTGTCATGTTTAATGCG ATCCGCGGTGAACGGACGCTTGGTGCTGATGATCTGCTCCCCGTTCTCGCGTGGACGGTCGCGCGCTGTCGGCTCGTCTGCGCAGAGCTGGAAGCGGAACTGATGGCGGGCCTCTTGCCGGCCGCCCTACTCGCCGGCGAGGGTGGCTACTATCTCACGGCCTTGTTCTCTGCTGTTGCGGTGCTGAAGAGATTAGCACCGGATACCGGACCGGATAGTACGACTCCT TGGCGGCGCGGCTCGGCGGAGAGCGCGCGCGAGGGCTGCGGCGTGGCCGTGGTGCGCGTGGCGCTGCCGGACGAGTGCCGCGGGTCCATCCGCCGCGTGGCGCTGCCGTGCCGCCCCGGCGCGCGCGCGCGCGACCTGTGCCGCGCGCTGGCGCACGCCGCGCACATCACCAACCCGCAGGACTACGCGCTCTTCGCGCTGCACGACGGACAGG AAACAATGTTGAATGAAAATGATTGCCCACAAGAGGTAATGTCGGAAAAAAGTGGACAAAACTTCATTCTTGCCTATAAGAGGATAGACGCTAAAATCGCGTGGCCTCAGCAGGCGCTGCTATCTTATCCGTAA
- the LOC126769336 gene encoding protein sprint isoform X3, with protein MSNICERFIRRHCEEKNGGSYMKLLNTLSTDLEEMLCDIYDDENIARNATFLEPHLQGVRRRDSRSSDSEHDERSTEDDERSLIRSSPRTRLPPPPPPPPDDEPPPMKPREFFERLQSQAMKEAQDRKQKRELKESNHLFRPLDAEGSLGDSLSQSRESLSSDGEGAKGDCSSVGSSGSESEEQPPCDIGLLERLIRTHPVWFLPGIQRAGAFHLLQGKEEGNFVVRQSSQPDTMAISVRLPADKGPYIEHYLIQASSGRIGLETSHNRFDNIPELIAHYSQCCDELPVQLQLPRPLREAKSRHQLSSLALLGQEFWGYPMANPKNNPNNLLSPSQLPNGSIPMAVTPSDTGSSLSSFNANTVANSREQILSPDKDQNVVLKMSPVDTSGSPPSQSQSLSTFKGRTAPSPPAKPTGTFVRAPRPTPPNTLNLISSTAHITHPHTFPTTTAPHSPTHSNNIKMTPPPPPPRWAKPPFPKISLSPKSEAFSPINKASSGNIIVTTTVTFSVNNTQIHNHQINESIQSDRLQLTLASNSLNNNSSDAVFSIMDGAKSLTESNGELQNMMHRLTPEGECISTMSASLHGSFKRQIIEQNSTEAGSPLESQSQTNTSESVDPIANTLTKSSIPFHSNQLVSPNGTNSVTSGIFSPTSQINSPVSNDTISSKSGIFSPISQTNKSEVFSPISRSSPLSNKNVFSPTSNNSITSPMTGKDREKVLTPTTNTTSTTPSGRSRRSKHSMRKESRHYQESDILESPGVYYRSSLMDKVSDYEDIWGPESNNCSTFKPLKSENDNNNVNSGIMKSKRPDLLPDTLPKLNAAKSTQSILEKENMILLNSVESLNEKRNLSDNSLKKSFNGSNEIIATTNSKGDVVAKRPDKLNIVMNMNKKLTEEIEATLKIRENHNIESMETVKIEDDFIKRDDSEKEHAGSPFYADPVDAIKEAALLPVQRRKLLRSGVNLSQRYSEPPSQNHPYYPLRDMHSIEELSPSSPNTSTSVDNLVSLRSKPKMKAVEPPRVAAKPPSGRNEHTWAVDSSWQFINKNDECSNSESGTFPSLVEQESRLSGVDDGVQHLTVHQVVAQRFPELRLNAEPAALPEEVRSPPRASCYDNVHDLRPLSEQASDDGTVFSEPWDSSQWDGLIPPTNVQQSYEADEPCEWESPIPRRGPAAVTRAKSFRDRLDPLLAAGRVRALRGGRTTRGAGAALRAYALHLAQDKSTTFAQNVDNFIACTLDSKETCPQIMMRNMRQFMSGMKNYLVKHGEREFEKEVEKERLKLKPNEFLNLDAILEGVMHRLVVRPLRSKLYTLLASWHSADVRQLHSAIERAQHATPLQLGIKESTKIPSSAVLAIISKHFLKMQEADSPLDKLENLLAAISVMFNAIRGERTLGADDLLPVLAWTVARCRLVCAELEAELMAGLLPAALLAGEGGYYLTALFSAVAVLKRLAPDTGPDSTTPWRRGSAESAREGCGVAVVRVALPDECRGSIRRVALPCRPGARARDLCRALAHAAHITNPQDYALFALHDGQETMLNENDCPQEVMSEKSGQNFILAYKRIDAKIAWPQQALLSYP; from the exons agCCGAGAAAGTCTATCATCGGACGGGGAAGGAGCCAAAGGGGATTGTTCTTCGGTAGGATCTTCAGGATCAGAGTCAGAAGAGCAGCCACCATGCGACATCGGTTTGCTGGAGAGGCTAATCAGAACACACCCGGTTTGGTTTCTTCCTGGGATTCAGCGCGCTGGGGCTTTTCACCTTTTACAAGGAAAAGAAGAAGGA AACTTCGTAGTTCGCCAATCAAGTCAGCCTGACACGATGGCGATCAGCGTCCGGCTTCCCGCAGATAAAGGGCCCTATATAGAGCACTATCTGATACAAGCATCGAGCGGCCGCATTGGTCTCGAAACTTCACACAATCGCTTCGACAATATACCTGAACTGATCGCACACTATTCTCAGTGCTG CGACGAGCTCCCAGTGCAACTACAATTGCCGAGGCCGCTTAGAGAAGCAAAGAGTCGTCACCAGTTAAGTTCTCTGGCTCTGCTTGGCCAAGAGTTTTGGGGATATCCAATGGCAAACCCAAAAAACAACCCGAATAACCTACTCTCACCCAGTCAGCTGCCAAATGGATCAATACCTATGGCTGTTACACCCTCAGATACTGGATCTAGTCTTAGCAGTTTTAATGCAA ATACAGTAGCAAATTCCCGAGAGCAAATTTTAAGTCCAGATAAGGATCAGAATgtagttttaaaaatgtcaCCCGTAGACACTTCGGGCTCCCCACCGAGTCAAAGCCAGAGCCTAAGTACATTTAAAGGTAGAACTGCCCCATCTCCACCAGCGAAACCAACTGGGACATTTGTCAGAGCACCGCGGCCTACCCCACCGAATACTTTAAATCTAATATCCAGTact GCGCATATAACACATCCTCACACATTTCCTACTACGACCGCGCCACATTCCCCGACTCATTCCAATAACATCAAAATGACTCCGCCGCCGCCTCCTCCCCGGTGGGCTAAACCACCTTTTCCAAAGATATCCTTGTCCCCTAAATCAGAAGCTTTTAGTCCAATTAACAAAGCTTCGAGTGGGAATATAATTGTCACGACAACAGTAACTTTTAGTGTTAATAATACACAAATACACAATCATCAAATTAACGAGAGCATTCAAAGTGACCGGTTGCAACTAACGCTTGCATCTAATAgcctaaataataatagttctgACGCTGTGTTCAGCATAATGGACGGAGCGAAAAGCTTAACTGAATCTAACGGAGAACTGCAG AATATGATGCACCGTCTGACACCAGAAGGAGAATGTATAAGTACAATGTCAGCTAGTTTACACGGCAGCTTTAAAAGGCAGATTATTGAACAAAATAGCACCGAAGCCGGATCTCCATTAGAATCCCAGTCTCAGACAAATACCTCTGAATCGGTCGATCCCATTGCGAATACTTTAACAAAATCAAGTATTCCTTTCCATTCGAATCAATTAGTATCTCCAAATGGGACCAATTCTGTTACAAGTGGTATTTTTTCTCCGACAAGTCAAATAAATTCACCAGTGTCTAACGATACTATTTCGTCTAAAAGTGGGATATTTTCACCAATAAGTCAAACTAATAAAAGTGAAGTATTTTCTCCTATTTCCCGAAGCTCACctttatctaataaaaatgttttttctccCACTTCAAATAATTCTATTACTTCACCTATGACCGGCAAAGACAGAGAAAAAGTATTAACTCCTACTACTAATACTACAAGTACTACGCCTTCTGGTCGATCGAGGAGGAGTAAACACTCCATGCGCAAGGAGTCCAGACATTATCAG GAATCGGATATTCTTGAATCACCAGGGGTATATTATAGAAGTTCATTGATGGATAAAGTGAGCGATTATGAAGATATTTGGGGACCAGAAAGTAATAACTGTTCAACATTTAAACCACTTAAGTctgaaaatgataataataacgtAAACAGCGGTATTATGAAAAGTAAGAGACCGGATCTTCTACCAGATACACTgc CAAAACTGAATGCAGCTAAGAGCACTCAGTCAATATTAGAAAAAGAAAACATGATACTGCTCAATTCAGTAGAAAGTTTAAATGAAAAACGAAATCTCTCGGACAATTCTCTCAAGAAAAGCTTTAATGGTTCTAATGAAATTATAGCAACTACAAACAGTAAAGGTGACGTTGTAGCAAAGCGACCAGACAAGCTTAACATTGTtatgaatatgaataaaaaattgacGGAAGAGATTGAAGctactttaaaaataagagAAAATCATAATATAGAGAGTATGGAAACAGTTAAAATAGAAGACGACTTTATCAAACGTGATGACTCTGAGAAAGAGCATGCAGGCAGCCCTTTCTATGCTGATCCTGTAGATGCAATTAAAGAA GCCGCTCTCCTCCCCGTTCAACGACGAAAGTTATTAAGATCTGGTGTGAATCTCTCACAGAGATATTCGGAGCCGCCGTCTCAGAATCATCCTTATTATCCTCTTCGAGATATGCACAGTATCGAAGAGCTTTCac CATCGTCTCCAAATACTTCAACGTCAGTGGATAATCTGGTGTCGCTAAGGAGCAAGCCCAAGATGAAGGCGGTGGAGCCGCCGCGCGTTGCCGCTAAGCCACCCAGTGGTAGGAACGAACACACTTGGGCTGTCGACTCCAGTTGGCAATTCATCA ATAAGAACGACGAGTGCTCTAATAGCGAGAGCGGGACGTTCCCTTCACTCGTCGAGCAAGAGAGTCGGTTGAGTGGAGTCGACGACGGCGTGCAACACCTGACCGTGCACCAAGTAGTCGCACAGcg ATTCCCGGAGCTTCGTTTGAACGCCGAACCAGCAGCTCTACCAGAGGAGGTGCGTTCTCCACCTCGTGCATCATGCTATGATAACGTTCATGATCTTAGACCTCTATCTGAACaa gcAAGCGACGATGGTACGGTTTTCTCTGAGCCATGGGATAGTTCACAATGGGATGGACTTATACCACCTACAAACGTCCAGCAGAGCTACGAAGCC GATGAACCGTGTGAGTGGGAGTCTCCAATACCACGTCGAGGTCCGGCGGCAGTCACGCGAGCTAAGAGTTTCCGGGACAGACTAGATCCATTACTAG CAGCGGGTCGTGTGCGCGCGCTGCGCGGCGGACGCACGACGCGAGGCGCCGGCGCAGCGCTACGAGCGTACGCGCTACACCTCGCGCAGGACAAGAGTACAACGTTCGCACAGAATGTTGACAACTTCATCGCCTGCACGTTGGACTCCAAAGAAACTTGCCCtcag ATAATGATGCGCAATATGAGACAGTTTATGTCCGGAATGAAGAATTATCTTGTGAAACATGGTGAGAGGGAGTTTGAAAAGGAGGTGGAGAAAGAAAGGCTCAAG TTGAAACCAAACGAATTCCTGAACTTGGACGCGATATTAGAAGGCGTGATGCATAGACTGGTCGTGCGTCCGTTGCGCTCGAAGCTTTACACGTTACTCGCTTCATGGCATTCAGCTGATGTACGACAGTTGCATTCCGCTATTGAAAGAGCGCAACATGCTACGCCTCTGCAGTTAGGAATTAAA GAATCCACTAAGATACCATCATCAGCAGTCTTAGCAATCATCTCAAAACATTTCCTGAAGATGCAAGAAGCTGATTCACCGTTGGACAAACTTGAAAATCTTCTAGCGGCTATATCTGTCATGTTTAATGCG ATCCGCGGTGAACGGACGCTTGGTGCTGATGATCTGCTCCCCGTTCTCGCGTGGACGGTCGCGCGCTGTCGGCTCGTCTGCGCAGAGCTGGAAGCGGAACTGATGGCGGGCCTCTTGCCGGCCGCCCTACTCGCCGGCGAGGGTGGCTACTATCTCACGGCCTTGTTCTCTGCTGTTGCGGTGCTGAAGAGATTAGCACCGGATACCGGACCGGATAGTACGACTCCT TGGCGGCGCGGCTCGGCGGAGAGCGCGCGCGAGGGCTGCGGCGTGGCCGTGGTGCGCGTGGCGCTGCCGGACGAGTGCCGCGGGTCCATCCGCCGCGTGGCGCTGCCGTGCCGCCCCGGCGCGCGCGCGCGCGACCTGTGCCGCGCGCTGGCGCACGCCGCGCACATCACCAACCCGCAGGACTACGCGCTCTTCGCGCTGCACGACGGACAGG AAACAATGTTGAATGAAAATGATTGCCCACAAGAGGTAATGTCGGAAAAAAGTGGACAAAACTTCATTCTTGCCTATAAGAGGATAGACGCTAAAATCGCGTGGCCTCAGCAGGCGCTGCTATCTTATCCGTAA